The proteins below are encoded in one region of Ktedonobacterales bacterium:
- the upp gene encoding uracil phosphoribosyltransferase, translating into MSEHQAGEMDLPMRGIPQPSREEVLHLPGVSISTHPVVAHKLTRLRDQQTPPAEFYRLVKELGALLAYEATVDLKLVAAPIETPLKPMMGQRLAGGVGVVPILRAGLGLAEGFREVFPEVQVWHLGLRRDERTLEPIEYYNQMGRAENLQVCFSVDPMLATGGSAIDAINTLKRIGVPHLRYVCIIAAPYGLKKLYETHPDVPIYVGAVDEVLDDRGYIVPGLGDAGDRQFGTV; encoded by the coding sequence ATGTCAGAGCATCAAGCTGGCGAGATGGATTTGCCAATGCGCGGGATACCACAGCCCAGCCGTGAAGAAGTGCTGCATCTGCCTGGAGTGTCTATCTCCACTCATCCCGTTGTTGCGCATAAGCTCACTCGTCTGCGTGACCAGCAAACTCCGCCAGCGGAGTTCTATCGGCTGGTCAAAGAGCTTGGCGCGCTGCTGGCCTATGAGGCAACCGTTGATTTAAAATTAGTTGCCGCGCCGATTGAGACGCCATTAAAGCCGATGATGGGGCAGCGGTTGGCCGGTGGAGTTGGCGTTGTGCCAATCTTACGCGCCGGTCTGGGATTGGCTGAAGGGTTCCGCGAGGTTTTTCCTGAAGTGCAGGTCTGGCATCTTGGCCTGCGGCGCGATGAGCGCACGTTGGAGCCAATCGAGTACTATAACCAGATGGGGCGCGCGGAAAATCTTCAGGTCTGTTTCTCAGTTGATCCTATGCTGGCAACTGGCGGTTCAGCTATTGATGCCATCAACACGCTCAAGCGGATTGGTGTGCCGCATCTGCGCTATGTGTGTATCATCGCTGCGCCTTATGGGCTGAAGAAGCTCTATGAGACGCATCCTGATGTCCCAATTTATGTGGGAGCGGTAGATGAGGTACTCGATGATCGCGGCTATATTGTCCCTGGATTGGGCGATGCTGGAGACCGGCAGTTTGGGACGGTCTAA
- a CDS encoding MarR family transcriptional regulator, protein MDDSTSPSRPKTKQALQSNLPGPATRGERGSESSISLEPGKISKAEFESLANFRYAIRRFLRFSEQEARKVGITPQQHQLLLAIKGYPDRESATVSDLAERLQMRQHSTVGLIDRTEAQGLVRREAGTADRRQVYIFLTPAGEALLDRLAIIHRRELHTMSDALQLPMWKDSSPPTT, encoded by the coding sequence ATGGATGATAGCACGTCTCCATCGCGCCCGAAAACAAAACAGGCCCTCCAGAGCAACTTGCCAGGGCCAGCTACACGAGGCGAACGGGGATCAGAATCCTCGATCTCTCTTGAGCCAGGGAAAATAAGCAAAGCCGAGTTTGAGTCGCTCGCCAATTTTCGCTACGCTATTCGACGTTTCCTTCGCTTCAGCGAACAGGAAGCGCGAAAGGTCGGCATTACCCCCCAGCAGCATCAACTTTTGCTGGCAATTAAAGGGTATCCTGATCGGGAGAGCGCAACCGTCTCGGATCTGGCTGAGCGTTTGCAAATGCGCCAGCACAGTACGGTTGGTTTGATTGATCGGACTGAAGCGCAGGGGTTGGTGCGACGGGAAGCGGGCACAGCGGATCGTCGGCAGGTCTATATTTTTCTGACTCCTGCGGGGGAGGCGCTCTTAGACAGGCTAGCAATCATTCACCGCCGAGAATTACACACGATGAGCGATGCGCTGCAACTCCCCATGTGGAAAGATTCTTCGCCGCCGACCACCTGA
- a CDS encoding chloride channel protein, which translates to MVRFLLVGVKQRLSKIAAKEDKAAKAIARGVSELGDFTADIRLVWLSALALIVGLLCALIAIVLLGLIGFFTNFFFYQRFSFTFLSPANNTLGGWEILIPAVGGLIIGLMARYGSERIRGHGIPEAMEAILIGQSHIQPRVAILKPLSSAISIGSGGPFGAEGPIIMTGGAFGSIIGQFLRLTASERKILLVAGAAGGMSATFASPVAAVLLAVELLLFEWKPRSMIPVAVASASAAILRSILIGPGPLFPTAPHPVMSLSGLLLCPIVGIIAGIGACLLTVAVYAAEDAFRRLPIHWMWWPVLGGLVVGVGGLFFPHTLGVGYDTIRTLISGHFTLKLLLAVLLVKAAIWAIALGSGTSGGVLAPLLMVGAALGGLEATVVPIGDPGVWALVSMAAILGGTMRSPFTGVIFALELTHDVNLLLPLLIACVASHGFTVLALRRSILTEKVARRGYHVAREYAVDPLEMLTVGKVMTRQVVTIPASITLQEAHSQFFSQSSGFSHQGYPVVDSDGKLVSIVTRSDLAHLGGADKEDGGALDSLIGRRLVVAFPDEPLRLVANRMIAANVGRLPVVSPEHPTQLVGILTRSDLLKARLRMMNEDERRERALTLTFLLACRFRRGTRQEEAAKVVVGTEITATEPIGMENGRSALHAGAAQEQEPGDDPLVLPPVVLSEPLPGAAVLPNRDKNSSTSS; encoded by the coding sequence ATGGTCAGGTTCCTCTTGGTGGGTGTTAAGCAGCGCCTCTCAAAGATAGCAGCTAAAGAAGATAAAGCGGCGAAGGCCATAGCACGAGGAGTAAGCGAGCTAGGAGATTTTACTGCCGATATTCGATTGGTGTGGCTTTCTGCCCTGGCATTGATCGTAGGATTACTTTGCGCGCTGATCGCCATTGTGCTGCTGGGGTTGATTGGCTTCTTTACGAATTTCTTTTTCTATCAACGCTTTTCTTTCACCTTTCTTTCTCCTGCCAATAATACCCTGGGAGGGTGGGAGATTCTGATACCTGCGGTTGGTGGGCTTATTATTGGGCTGATGGCCCGCTATGGCTCAGAACGCATTCGTGGACATGGCATTCCTGAGGCAATGGAAGCCATTCTGATCGGCCAAAGCCATATTCAACCGCGCGTGGCGATCCTGAAGCCGCTTTCCTCGGCTATCTCGATTGGTTCTGGTGGCCCGTTCGGCGCTGAGGGTCCGATCATTATGACCGGAGGCGCTTTTGGCTCCATCATTGGTCAGTTTCTGCGCCTGACCGCATCTGAGCGCAAGATTTTGCTGGTAGCAGGGGCAGCGGGGGGTATGTCGGCAACGTTTGCCTCACCTGTGGCGGCTGTATTACTCGCAGTGGAACTCCTGCTGTTCGAGTGGAAGCCGCGCAGCATGATCCCTGTAGCTGTTGCCAGCGCCTCAGCGGCGATCCTGCGTAGTATCTTGATCGGTCCTGGCCCCCTCTTTCCTACTGCCCCTCATCCAGTGATGTCGCTTTCAGGGCTGTTGCTCTGCCCGATTGTAGGGATTATTGCGGGCATTGGAGCTTGTTTACTGACGGTTGCCGTCTATGCCGCCGAGGACGCTTTTCGTCGCCTGCCCATCCATTGGATGTGGTGGCCGGTGTTGGGCGGCCTCGTCGTTGGTGTTGGCGGACTCTTCTTCCCTCATACGCTCGGCGTCGGCTATGATACGATCCGAACGCTTATCAGCGGCCATTTTACGCTCAAGCTGCTCTTAGCGGTCTTGTTGGTGAAAGCGGCCATCTGGGCGATTGCGCTGGGGTCGGGCACCTCAGGTGGTGTGCTGGCGCCTTTGCTCATGGTTGGCGCAGCACTCGGCGGCCTGGAGGCGACGGTTGTCCCTATTGGGGATCCTGGAGTTTGGGCGCTGGTGAGTATGGCTGCTATTCTGGGTGGTACGATGCGTTCGCCGTTCACAGGCGTCATCTTTGCGCTGGAGCTTACCCATGATGTGAACCTGCTGCTGCCCCTGTTGATCGCGTGTGTGGCCTCACATGGCTTTACTGTTCTGGCCTTGCGGCGTTCCATCCTGACCGAGAAGGTTGCTCGACGGGGATACCATGTGGCCCGCGAATATGCGGTAGACCCGCTGGAGATGCTCACTGTTGGCAAAGTAATGACCCGGCAGGTGGTGACAATCCCCGCCTCAATAACCCTTCAAGAAGCGCATAGCCAGTTCTTCTCGCAGAGCAGTGGGTTCAGCCATCAGGGGTATCCAGTGGTGGATTCTGATGGCAAGCTGGTGAGCATCGTTACCCGCTCTGATCTGGCTCACCTGGGAGGCGCAGATAAGGAAGATGGGGGCGCCCTTGATAGCCTGATCGGTCGCAGGTTGGTCGTGGCATTTCCTGATGAGCCGCTGCGGCTTGTCGCTAATCGGATGATTGCTGCGAATGTTGGGCGGTTGCCAGTGGTTTCCCCTGAACATCCTACGCAATTAGTAGGGATACTGACGCGCAGCGATTTGTTAAAAGCCCGGCTGCGGATGATGAATGAGGATGAGCGGCGCGAGCGTGCGCTGACATTGACATTCTTGTTAGCCTGCCGATTCCGGCGTGGAACAAGGCAGGAAGAAGCAGCAAAAGTGGTGGTAGGGACAGAAATCACTGCCACCGAGCCGATAGGGATGGAGAATGGGAGGAGCGCGCTTCACGCGGGCGCAGCTCAGGAACAGGAACCTGGCGACGATCCTCTGGTCCTACCTCCTGTCGTCCTCTCTGAGCCACTGCCAGGGGCTGCGGTACTGCCTAATAGGGACAAGAACTCTTCTACGTCCTCCTGA
- the rpmE gene encoding 50S ribosomal protein L31, with protein MKAGIHPDFVEATVTCACGNTFKTGSIRQNLRVDVCSKCHPFFTGQQRILDSAGRVERFRRRFNLKEE; from the coding sequence ATGAAAGCTGGAATTCACCCCGACTTTGTTGAAGCGACGGTGACGTGCGCTTGTGGAAATACGTTTAAGACAGGGAGCATTAGACAGAACCTTCGTGTGGATGTCTGCTCGAAATGTCACCCTTTCTTTACTGGTCAGCAGCGCATTCTTGATAGTGCTGGCCGCGTCGAGCGTTTCCGCAGGCGCTTTAACCTGAAAGAGGAGTAA
- a CDS encoding DUF1385 domain-containing protein: MATFNYGGQAVVEGVMMRGRKAVAVAVRQPSGGILVHEELLAPRLYQNRVFRLPLLRGVLLLWDMLVLGTRMMAFSANVATGQVTGADGETSSALGKGTLAITLTISLAFAIGIFFLGPLALVGLAQRQVGNGALALVLEGVIRLVILLVYLWLIGRLPSVQRVFGYHGAEHKAINAYEHGEPLDVAHVRAASKVHTRCGTGFLLVVMVVSILVFALVGNPPLVLRILSRIVLIPVVAAIAYELMRLGATYYRLRFVRWLVAPSLALQGLTTREPDDSQIECAISALERVLAKDGVLEPGRAVA, encoded by the coding sequence GTGGCGACATTCAATTATGGTGGTCAGGCAGTTGTAGAGGGCGTGATGATGCGTGGTCGAAAGGCTGTCGCGGTAGCCGTTCGGCAGCCCAGCGGGGGTATTCTGGTCCATGAGGAACTCCTGGCGCCGCGCCTCTATCAGAATCGCGTTTTCCGGCTGCCGCTGTTACGTGGCGTGCTGCTGTTGTGGGATATGCTGGTGCTTGGCACGCGGATGATGGCTTTTTCCGCGAATGTGGCGACAGGACAGGTCACGGGCGCTGATGGAGAAACATCATCGGCTCTGGGTAAGGGGACGCTGGCAATTACGTTGACGATCTCGCTGGCTTTTGCCATTGGGATTTTCTTTCTTGGTCCACTGGCGTTGGTGGGCCTGGCGCAGCGCCAGGTGGGCAATGGCGCGCTGGCCCTGGTGTTGGAGGGGGTTATTCGCCTGGTGATCTTGCTGGTGTATCTCTGGCTGATCGGGCGTCTGCCCAGTGTGCAGCGCGTTTTTGGCTATCATGGCGCTGAACATAAGGCGATCAACGCTTATGAACACGGCGAACCCCTCGATGTCGCGCATGTACGCGCGGCGTCGAAAGTCCATACCCGCTGCGGCACCGGGTTTCTGCTGGTCGTGATGGTCGTCTCGATTCTGGTTTTTGCCCTGGTGGGCAATCCTCCTCTTGTGCTGCGCATTCTCTCACGTATTGTGCTGATACCAGTCGTTGCGGCTATTGCCTATGAGTTAATGCGCCTGGGCGCAACCTATTATCGCCTGCGCTTCGTTCGCTGGCTTGTGGCCCCCAGCCTGGCGCTCCAGGGATTAACAACACGCGAGCCGGATGACTCACAAATTGAATGCGCCATCTCCGCTTTGGAGCGGGTGTTAGCAAAGGATGGCGTTCTGGAGCCAGGGAGAGCTGTTGCATGA
- a CDS encoding dual specificity protein phosphatase: MTSLPPSDEVDPLAIPQPVTAEAGEAEHRSVQAQQRFLRRSFGRWLLMAPLRLFYRFWTRIAAHLFPEDSSRARLAEQVGVALPDRLDMSWVTSSLAVGGRVREEDIARLARAGITRVIDTRAEYRDDEAALNRDGIQLLHIPAADTHPLSVEQLMEGSGYALQQIRDGQRVLIHCEHGVGRSVLLTCAVLVRDGCSVEASLRLVQAKRWQASPNHRQIKRLHEFAEALQAECIR, translated from the coding sequence ATGACGAGCCTGCCCCCCTCTGATGAGGTTGATCCGCTGGCGATACCCCAACCAGTGACGGCAGAGGCAGGGGAAGCGGAGCATCGCAGCGTGCAAGCGCAGCAGCGTTTCCTGCGGCGCTCTTTTGGCCGCTGGCTGTTGATGGCTCCGCTGCGCTTGTTCTATCGTTTCTGGACACGCATCGCGGCGCATCTGTTTCCTGAAGATAGCAGCCGCGCTCGCCTGGCAGAACAGGTAGGAGTGGCGCTGCCTGACCGGCTGGATATGAGCTGGGTGACAAGTTCGCTTGCGGTGGGTGGGCGCGTTCGTGAGGAAGACATCGCGCGGTTGGCGCGTGCCGGAATTACGCGCGTGATTGATACCCGCGCAGAATACCGCGATGACGAGGCCGCCTTGAATCGTGATGGCATCCAGTTGCTCCATATACCCGCAGCGGATACGCATCCGTTGAGCGTGGAGCAGTTGATGGAAGGTTCAGGGTATGCCCTGCAACAGATACGGGATGGGCAGCGTGTCTTGATTCATTGCGAACATGGGGTTGGACGCAGTGTCTTGCTTACCTGTGCAGTGCTGGTGCGTGATGGCTGCTCAGTCGAGGCTTCCCTGCGGCTGGTGCAAGCGAAGCGCTGGCAGGCGTCTCCTAACCATCGCCAGATCAAGCGATTACATGAGTTTGCGGAGGCGTTGCAAGCAGAGTGCATAAGGTGA
- a CDS encoding serine/threonine-protein kinase gives MRCVNERCQYENEPGVRVCVRCGCLLAGIVLANRYRIDALLGIGGMGAVYRASDLQLERELALKALLPRHDNADELRQRFLREAKVAVRLEHANIVPVYHTDEDQGVAFLLMPLLRGGTLKDRMKGRPLPSGEALTYLRQLGSALDYAHTRPAPIIHRDVKPANILFSEGDQLMLSDFGIARLSGVAPDLTRPDVAPGTVQFMAPEQGKGHAAPASDQYSAAVILYALLTGHLPFDGSDGLAIAIQHATEPPLPPSKAHPGISVVVDAVVMRALAKRPEDRFPTMRAFVRALDMALRAPGGPVSTLTRPRGETFPTLPAVRFTLPTVRPTPAAADLAALRQQAKEARNAKQYEEAVSLYRQLAALDPSHAPTWFWLGWSLNALGSFGEALSALDSCLELDHHRARVWNTRGYALFMLERYKDSLVCCDRVLTLEPDNAAAWQNRGIVLQKLGQIEEALRTFERAAQLQPTSARFQRVADTLRTLGREEEARQWDARRDLLIEHPVRPRNP, from the coding sequence ATGCGTTGCGTGAATGAGCGGTGCCAGTATGAAAATGAGCCGGGCGTCCGTGTCTGCGTGCGCTGTGGCTGCCTTCTGGCAGGCATTGTGCTGGCAAATCGCTACCGTATTGATGCGCTGCTGGGAATTGGCGGGATGGGCGCAGTCTATCGCGCTTCCGATCTTCAGCTTGAGCGCGAACTGGCCTTAAAAGCACTGCTGCCGCGCCATGATAACGCTGATGAGCTACGGCAGCGGTTCTTGCGCGAAGCCAAGGTGGCGGTGCGGTTAGAGCATGCGAATATTGTTCCGGTCTATCACACCGACGAAGATCAAGGCGTGGCCTTTCTGCTGATGCCGCTGCTGCGTGGTGGGACGTTGAAAGATCGGATGAAGGGCCGCCCGCTGCCGTCTGGAGAAGCACTCACCTATCTTCGCCAGCTTGGGTCAGCCTTGGATTACGCCCATACCCGACCAGCCCCCATTATTCATCGTGATGTGAAGCCTGCCAATATCCTCTTCTCCGAGGGCGATCAGTTAATGCTCTCGGACTTTGGTATTGCTCGCTTAAGTGGTGTTGCCCCTGATCTCACGCGCCCGGATGTTGCGCCAGGGACGGTGCAGTTTATGGCGCCGGAGCAAGGCAAAGGCCATGCGGCGCCTGCCAGCGATCAGTATAGCGCGGCGGTCATTCTCTACGCGCTGCTTACGGGGCATCTGCCATTTGATGGTTCGGATGGCTTAGCTATCGCCATTCAACACGCGACTGAGCCGCCGCTGCCGCCCAGCAAGGCACATCCAGGCATTTCTGTAGTCGTGGATGCGGTGGTGATGCGTGCGCTGGCAAAGAGACCGGAAGATCGCTTCCCCACCATGCGCGCTTTTGTGCGGGCGCTCGATATGGCGCTGCGCGCGCCAGGCGGCCCCGTTTCTACCTTGACGAGACCGCGTGGAGAAACCTTCCCCACGCTGCCAGCGGTGCGGTTCACGCTGCCCACTGTGCGCCCTACACCCGCTGCGGCTGATCTGGCGGCGCTGCGGCAGCAGGCAAAAGAGGCCCGCAACGCGAAGCAGTATGAAGAAGCTGTCTCGCTCTATCGGCAGTTGGCTGCGCTTGATCCCAGCCATGCCCCCACCTGGTTCTGGCTGGGGTGGTCCCTCAACGCTCTTGGAAGCTTTGGAGAGGCGCTTTCGGCGCTCGATTCCTGCCTGGAACTTGACCATCACCGGGCGCGAGTCTGGAATACACGCGGCTATGCGTTGTTTATGCTGGAGCGTTATAAGGACTCGCTGGTCTGTTGTGATCGCGTGCTGACGCTGGAGCCGGATAATGCTGCTGCCTGGCAAAATCGCGGCATTGTGCTTCAGAAGCTCGGCCAGATAGAAGAGGCTCTGCGCACCTTTGAGCGCGCGGCCCAATTGCAACCAACTTCGGCCCGCTTCCAGCGGGTAGCTGATACGCTGCGCACCTTGGGCCGCGAGGAGGAGGCGCGCCAATGGGACGCGCGCCGCGATCTGCTGATAGAGCATCCTGTCAGGCCGCGTAACCCATAA
- a CDS encoding dipeptidase has translation MSSSSQAAGARRYGEANRDRFRAELLELLRIPSISTLPEHKDDVRRAAEYVADHLRRAGLEKAEVIATAGHPLVYGEWLQASGKPTVLLYGHYDVQPVDPLDLWQSQPFEPTLKGDNLYARGASDDKGPMFALVKALESLYQADGKFPVNVKVLIEGEEEAGGESIEAYVKAHPERLAADVALIFDTGMPQVGLPAITYGLRGILYTEIEARGAKRDLHSGIYGGIAPNPLHALALILAGLKDRDGHIHIPGFYDRVRPATEQEKKNWASYPFEVDEDYRREMGISALVGETEYGTEERRTARPTLEVHGIVGGFTGTGAKTVIPAVAKAKVSMRLVPDQRPNDMVPLFERAVQALCPPGIEVTVLNIHGGDAVLLPLESPWMRAASSALRTVFDRDPVYLREGGSVPIGALFESVLHAPTVFMGFGLPDDNLHAPNEKFYLPHYELAIQSAIEFLYEVGQ, from the coding sequence ATGTCTAGCTCGTCCCAGGCCGCGGGAGCGCGGCGCTATGGGGAAGCGAATCGTGATCGCTTCCGGGCGGAACTGCTGGAGTTACTGCGCATCCCCAGCATTAGCACACTACCTGAACACAAAGATGATGTTCGTCGCGCCGCCGAATATGTCGCCGATCATCTACGCCGCGCTGGTCTGGAGAAGGCGGAGGTGATCGCCACTGCGGGTCATCCGCTCGTCTATGGGGAATGGCTTCAAGCCTCCGGTAAGCCAACGGTGCTGTTGTATGGTCACTATGATGTGCAGCCTGTCGATCCCCTGGACCTCTGGCAGAGCCAGCCATTTGAGCCAACTCTAAAAGGCGATAATCTGTATGCGCGCGGCGCGTCCGATGATAAAGGGCCGATGTTTGCGCTGGTCAAGGCGCTGGAATCACTCTACCAGGCTGACGGCAAATTTCCGGTCAATGTGAAAGTGCTGATTGAGGGCGAGGAAGAGGCGGGAGGCGAGTCAATTGAAGCCTATGTCAAGGCTCATCCTGAGCGTCTGGCTGCTGATGTAGCACTGATTTTTGATACGGGTATGCCACAGGTGGGCCTTCCGGCCATCACGTATGGCTTGCGCGGCATCCTCTATACTGAAATAGAAGCGCGCGGGGCGAAGCGCGACCTGCATTCCGGCATTTATGGCGGGATTGCGCCCAATCCGCTGCACGCGCTGGCGCTTATACTGGCCGGGCTGAAAGACCGCGATGGGCATATTCATATCCCCGGCTTTTATGATCGGGTTCGCCCGGCCACCGAACAGGAAAAAAAGAACTGGGCCAGCTATCCTTTTGAGGTGGATGAAGATTACCGCCGCGAAATGGGCATCTCTGCGCTGGTTGGCGAAACGGAATATGGCACTGAAGAGCGCCGCACCGCCCGCCCTACGCTGGAGGTGCATGGCATCGTCGGCGGCTTTACCGGCACGGGCGCGAAAACCGTTATCCCCGCCGTGGCGAAGGCCAAAGTGAGTATGCGTCTGGTACCCGATCAGCGCCCAAACGATATGGTCCCGCTTTTTGAGCGTGCCGTTCAGGCGCTTTGCCCCCCCGGGATCGAGGTGACGGTTCTCAATATTCATGGTGGGGATGCCGTCCTGCTGCCCCTGGAGAGTCCCTGGATGCGCGCGGCATCTTCGGCCTTGCGCACCGTGTTTGACCGCGATCCCGTCTATCTCCGCGAGGGCGGCTCGGTTCCCATCGGCGCGCTCTTCGAGAGCGTTTTGCATGCGCCCACCGTTTTTATGGGCTTTGGGCTGCCTGACGATAACCTGCACGCGCCCAATGAGAAGTTTTATCT